The proteins below come from a single Halomonas binhaiensis genomic window:
- a CDS encoding DUF1850 domain-containing protein has product MADAQSGKLVIKDSEGQALITLPMPPGSGWCMAWNHSVKGFEVLDCYRNVAGQMVLERSHLPDFAAGLDHIFERGRQLSDGHGGYWIEDIDEPVPGNHYRLRAGSMKVDHRLVNRDRGRLETLIRQAREDCADALPASVPEAVTPISISALAANQRVSVNLEDCEEETSTQCICPQQ; this is encoded by the coding sequence GTGGCCGATGCTCAATCAGGCAAGCTGGTGATCAAGGATAGTGAAGGGCAGGCATTGATCACTCTTCCCATGCCGCCTGGTAGTGGCTGGTGCATGGCCTGGAATCACTCGGTGAAGGGCTTCGAAGTTCTTGATTGTTATCGCAATGTGGCTGGCCAGATGGTACTTGAGCGTAGTCACCTTCCGGATTTTGCCGCCGGGCTTGATCATATCTTCGAACGTGGGCGTCAGCTCTCCGACGGACATGGTGGCTACTGGATCGAAGATATCGATGAGCCGGTGCCTGGTAACCACTATCGTTTGAGAGCCGGATCGATGAAGGTGGATCACCGCCTGGTCAACCGGGATAGAGGACGCCTGGAAACCTTGATTCGTCAGGCACGTGAAGACTGTGCGGATGCACTGCCTGCATCCGTACCCGAGGCAGTGACCCCGATCAGCATCAGTGCTCTGGCGGCCAACCAACGGGTCAGTGTGAATCTGGAAGATTGTGAAGAGGAGACATCAACGCAATGTATCTGCCCACAACAATAA
- a CDS encoding TAXI family TRAP transporter solute-binding subunit, giving the protein MRAMKLALAASLLIGAQAAVAQQQLSVATGGTGGTYYPIGGGLAEMIKKHIDGYDAVAEVTGASVENMGLVWRGDSDLALALADTVYQGYTGTGAFEGRELDNIRAIASVYPNAVQIVTMADSDIESLEDLKGKVVSVGAPGSGTELNAKALLESNGITYDDFDARRLNFNETADALRNGDIDAGFWSVGPPTSSILNLATTNDVRLIGLSDEEIANAQKDEPVFAAYELKANLYEGMDEPVQTISIPNVLITSSEMDDELAYQLTKMLFEKTDELIAIHPAANDTTVEFSTASTPIPFHEGALRYYEEVGADIQDKQRP; this is encoded by the coding sequence ATGCGAGCCATGAAGCTGGCCTTGGCTGCATCGCTGTTGATCGGAGCCCAGGCTGCGGTTGCTCAGCAACAGTTGTCTGTTGCCACCGGTGGTACTGGCGGTACCTATTACCCCATTGGGGGTGGTCTTGCCGAGATGATCAAGAAACACATCGACGGCTATGATGCAGTGGCAGAAGTTACAGGGGCCTCGGTCGAAAACATGGGCCTGGTATGGCGAGGAGACTCTGACCTGGCTCTGGCCCTGGCTGATACCGTCTACCAGGGTTATACCGGCACGGGTGCCTTCGAAGGGCGTGAGCTGGATAACATTCGTGCGATTGCCTCGGTCTACCCCAATGCGGTGCAGATCGTGACCATGGCCGACTCTGATATCGAGTCTCTGGAAGACCTCAAGGGCAAGGTTGTATCCGTGGGGGCGCCAGGCAGTGGTACTGAGCTCAATGCCAAGGCACTGCTGGAGTCGAACGGCATCACCTATGATGACTTCGACGCCCGTCGCCTCAACTTCAACGAAACTGCTGATGCCCTGCGCAATGGTGATATCGATGCGGGTTTCTGGAGTGTAGGGCCGCCCACCAGCTCGATTCTCAACCTGGCCACCACCAACGATGTGCGTCTGATTGGCTTGAGTGATGAAGAGATTGCCAATGCCCAGAAAGACGAGCCGGTGTTTGCTGCTTACGAACTCAAGGCGAATCTGTACGAGGGAATGGACGAGCCGGTACAGACAATCAGCATCCCCAATGTACTGATTACCAGCAGCGAGATGGATGATGAGCTGGCCTATCAACTGACCAAGATGCTGTTCGAGAAAACCGATGAGCTGATTGCCATTCATCCGGCTGCCAATGACACCACGGTGGAATTCTCCACGGCTTCCACGCCCATTCCTTTCCATGAGGGCGCATTGCGCTATTACGAAGAGGTCGGGGCAGACATTCAGGACAAGCAGCGCCCGTGA
- the lhgO gene encoding L-2-hydroxyglutarate oxidase, which produces MYDFIIIGGGILGMSTAMQLQQVYPDRRMLVLEKEAGPARHQTGHNSGVIHAGVYYTPGSLKARFCLEGNRATKAFCDEHAIPYDSCGKLLVATNEVEMERMRALWVRTEANGLEREWLEAEALHEREPNITGLGAIFVPSSGIVDYARVTQAMADEFQRLGGTIRYDHQVRALEERRQEVVVTTSCETFSTRYLISCAGLMADRMIRMLGKKPGFTICPFRGEYFRLGERHNQIVNHLIYPIPDPSMPFLGVHLTRMIDGSVTVGPNAVLALAREGYRKTHVSAPDVAGMLTHPGILKVLWRHLKPGMREMKNSLSRRGYLDEVRKYCPSLSVEDLEPYPAGVRAQAVSRDGKLIDDFLFVNTARTVNVGNAPSPAATSALPIGAHIVEKVKSLVEK; this is translated from the coding sequence ATGTATGATTTCATCATCATAGGCGGTGGCATTCTTGGCATGTCCACCGCCATGCAGCTTCAGCAGGTCTATCCAGACAGGCGGATGCTGGTATTGGAAAAGGAAGCAGGGCCTGCACGCCATCAAACGGGTCACAATAGCGGCGTGATTCATGCCGGTGTCTATTACACCCCGGGCAGCCTGAAGGCACGTTTCTGCCTGGAAGGTAACCGTGCTACCAAGGCTTTCTGTGATGAGCATGCTATCCCCTACGACAGCTGTGGCAAGCTGCTGGTGGCGACCAATGAGGTCGAGATGGAACGCATGCGGGCGCTGTGGGTCCGCACGGAGGCCAATGGTCTCGAGCGCGAGTGGCTGGAGGCCGAGGCCTTGCATGAGCGTGAACCCAATATCACGGGATTGGGGGCGATCTTCGTACCATCCAGTGGCATCGTGGATTATGCTCGGGTCACTCAGGCCATGGCCGATGAATTCCAGCGTCTAGGAGGTACGATTCGCTATGATCATCAGGTCCGGGCCCTGGAGGAACGTCGCCAGGAAGTCGTGGTAACGACATCCTGCGAGACGTTCTCTACGCGTTATCTGATCAGTTGTGCAGGCCTGATGGCTGACCGCATGATACGCATGCTGGGGAAGAAACCGGGCTTTACCATCTGCCCCTTCCGTGGTGAATATTTCCGTCTGGGTGAGCGTCACAACCAGATCGTCAATCACCTGATCTATCCGATACCGGATCCTTCCATGCCATTTCTAGGGGTGCATCTGACCCGCATGATTGACGGCAGTGTCACGGTAGGCCCCAATGCTGTACTGGCGCTGGCCCGGGAGGGCTATCGCAAGACCCATGTTTCCGCACCCGATGTAGCTGGCATGCTGACGCACCCGGGGATTCTCAAAGTGTTATGGCGTCATCTCAAGCCTGGCATGCGCGAGATGAAGAACTCTCTGTCGCGGCGCGGTTATCTCGATGAGGTGCGCAAATACTGTCCGAGTCTGAGTGTCGAAGACCTCGAGCCTTATCCTGCCGGTGTCAGGGCACAGGCTGTGTCCCGGGATGGCAAACTGATCGATGACTTTCTCTTCGTCAATACGGCCCGCACGGTCAATGTGGGTAACGCGCCTTCTCCGGCGGCTACCTCGGCGTTGCCGATTGGCGCGCATATCGTGGAGAAGGTGAAGAGTCTGGTCGAAAAATGA
- a CDS encoding APC family permease, with translation MSDSTTGAELHRVLARKDVLALAFGAMIGWGWIVMTGSWITSAGSLGAIAAFVLGGLVIVLVGLTYAELASAMPQVGGEHVYSYRAMGHFASFLCTWSIVLGYISVVAFEAVALPTVVEYLFPSYAVGHLWTLADWDVKATWVAVGVAGSLIMMLINYVGVRTAALVQKVVTLLILVVGVMFVSGALFEGELGTMQPLFHSENGVAGGIMLVIIMVPFMFVGFDVIPQAAEEINLPFREIGRVLMISVIMAVFWYALIILGTSLMLNPSELANSSLAVPDAMQAVFQAPWAGKLMVLAGIAGILTSWNAFYIGGSRALYALAHCGMLPAFLGKLHPRHRTPVNAILLIGVISSLAPLLGRSAMVWLVVAGGLGIVIAYLFVSLSFLILRSKEPQMERPFRVRHARLVGWLAVLLSLGMIGLYLPGSPSALKPIEWLLFAGWMAVGLGLYVWSRFKYGTEYSERQMAREMSGDAA, from the coding sequence ATGAGCGACTCCACCACGGGAGCCGAACTCCACCGGGTACTGGCCCGCAAGGATGTCCTGGCGCTGGCCTTTGGGGCAATGATCGGTTGGGGCTGGATTGTCATGACCGGTAGCTGGATCACCTCTGCTGGAAGCCTTGGCGCTATCGCTGCTTTTGTCCTGGGCGGCCTGGTGATTGTGTTGGTAGGGCTGACCTATGCTGAATTAGCGTCGGCCATGCCCCAGGTCGGCGGTGAACATGTCTACAGCTATCGGGCCATGGGGCATTTTGCCTCCTTCCTGTGTACGTGGTCGATTGTACTGGGGTACATCAGCGTCGTGGCCTTTGAAGCCGTGGCCTTGCCCACCGTCGTCGAGTACCTGTTCCCCTCCTATGCTGTTGGTCATCTCTGGACACTGGCAGATTGGGATGTCAAGGCCACCTGGGTTGCCGTAGGAGTTGCGGGATCCCTGATCATGATGTTGATCAATTATGTCGGGGTGCGTACTGCGGCCCTGGTACAGAAAGTCGTGACGCTGTTGATACTGGTGGTAGGGGTGATGTTTGTCAGCGGAGCGCTGTTCGAAGGTGAGCTCGGTACCATGCAGCCGCTGTTCCACAGCGAGAATGGTGTGGCAGGTGGCATCATGCTGGTCATCATCATGGTGCCGTTCATGTTTGTCGGCTTTGATGTCATCCCCCAGGCAGCCGAAGAGATCAACTTGCCATTCCGTGAAATCGGGCGAGTGTTGATGATCTCGGTGATCATGGCGGTGTTCTGGTATGCCCTGATCATTCTTGGTACTTCCTTGATGCTGAATCCTTCCGAACTGGCCAATAGTTCCCTGGCCGTGCCGGATGCCATGCAAGCCGTATTCCAGGCGCCCTGGGCGGGCAAGCTGATGGTGCTGGCGGGGATAGCCGGTATCCTGACCAGCTGGAATGCCTTTTATATCGGAGGTTCCCGGGCACTCTATGCGCTGGCGCACTGCGGTATGCTGCCTGCCTTCCTCGGTAAGCTGCATCCGCGGCACCGTACTCCGGTCAATGCCATCCTGCTGATCGGGGTCATCTCCAGTCTGGCACCGCTACTGGGACGCTCGGCCATGGTCTGGCTGGTGGTGGCTGGAGGGCTCGGCATTGTCATTGCCTATCTGTTTGTCTCGTTGTCCTTCCTGATCTTGCGCAGCAAGGAGCCACAAATGGAGCGGCCTTTCCGTGTCCGTCATGCTCGCCTGGTTGGCTGGCTGGCAGTACTGCTGTCTCTGGGGATGATCGGCCTGTATCTGCCCGGGAGTCCATCCGCTCTGAAACCGATTGAATGGCTACTGTTTGCTGGATGGATGGCAGTAGGGCTGGGGCTCTACGTATGGTCAAGGTTCAAGTACGGCACGGAATATAGTGAGCGGCAGATGGCTCGGGAGATGAGTGGCGATGCTGCCTAG
- a CDS encoding XRE family transcriptional regulator, whose product MSTAHSSSREADNNEPPPRRCPDIDTRSDVKDDVRDLEQRTRLMRIVTRLIAVSDLGSREIARRAGLPMQKMSDLLSGRLEHFSYDELRSIRRIIDEGQLSTS is encoded by the coding sequence ATGAGTACCGCACATTCCTCGTCTCGAGAAGCCGATAACAACGAACCTCCTCCTCGACGATGCCCTGACATCGATACCAGAAGCGATGTAAAGGATGATGTAAGGGACTTAGAACAGCGCACACGCCTGATGCGCATCGTGACACGGCTCATCGCAGTATCGGATCTTGGTAGCCGTGAGATCGCCCGCCGTGCAGGCCTTCCCATGCAGAAGATGAGCGACCTTCTGTCTGGACGTCTGGAACACTTCAGCTACGACGAGCTGCGCTCCATCCGTCGTATCATTGACGAGGGACAACTCTCGACCTCCTGA
- a CDS encoding CoA-acylating methylmalonate-semialdehyde dehydrogenase, with translation MSIREISMLIDGEPVASQSGNWRDVVNPATQEVVARVPFCTLEEVDRAVASAKTAFASWRKTPLSKRMRIMLKFQALMREHTAELAALITEEHGKTLPDAEGEVGRGLEVVEHACSITSLQLGEVAENAANEVDVYTLNQPLGVGAGITAFNFPVMLPCFMFPLAIATGNTFVLKPSEQDPSSSMRLAQLALEAGVPAGVLNVVHGGPEVANRLCEHPDIKAMSFIGSTAVGTQLYRRASDAGKRAQAMMGAKNHCVIMPDANRSQAINNLLGSAFGAAGQRCMANSVVVLVGEARQWLDDIAEGARNMKVGPGSERSADLGPLVSPAAKARVEELIASGEQEGARLLVDGRGVTVAGYPDGNFIGPTLFAGVKAEMRIYHEEIFGPVLCVVEVDTLDDAIAFINANPNGNGTSIFTNSGWVARRFECDVDVGQVGINVPIPVPVAYFSFTGSRGSKLGDLGPNGKQAISFWTQTKTVTSRWFEPENVSSGINSTISLG, from the coding sequence ATGTCCATTCGTGAAATTTCCATGCTTATCGACGGTGAACCCGTCGCATCCCAGAGCGGTAACTGGCGCGATGTGGTCAATCCTGCTACCCAGGAAGTGGTGGCCAGGGTGCCTTTCTGTACGCTGGAGGAAGTCGACCGAGCCGTGGCCAGTGCCAAGACCGCCTTTGCTTCCTGGCGCAAGACTCCCCTGAGCAAGCGCATGCGCATCATGCTCAAGTTTCAGGCGTTGATGCGTGAGCATACCGCCGAGCTGGCTGCATTGATCACCGAGGAACACGGAAAGACGCTACCTGATGCCGAAGGCGAGGTGGGGCGTGGCCTCGAGGTTGTCGAACACGCCTGTTCCATTACGTCACTGCAGTTGGGTGAAGTCGCGGAAAATGCGGCGAACGAAGTGGACGTCTATACGCTTAACCAGCCGCTAGGCGTGGGAGCGGGGATCACGGCGTTCAATTTTCCTGTCATGCTGCCTTGCTTCATGTTTCCGCTGGCCATTGCGACCGGCAATACCTTTGTGCTGAAACCTTCCGAGCAGGATCCGAGCTCATCCATGCGTCTGGCGCAACTGGCACTCGAGGCTGGCGTCCCAGCGGGGGTGTTGAATGTGGTGCACGGAGGCCCGGAAGTTGCCAATCGGCTATGCGAACACCCGGATATCAAGGCCATGTCCTTCATTGGTTCCACGGCGGTGGGTACACAGCTGTATCGTCGTGCCAGTGATGCCGGCAAGCGTGCACAGGCGATGATGGGGGCAAAGAACCATTGCGTCATCATGCCTGATGCCAACCGCAGCCAAGCCATCAATAATCTGCTGGGCTCGGCTTTTGGTGCCGCGGGTCAGCGTTGCATGGCGAATTCAGTCGTGGTCCTGGTGGGGGAAGCCCGTCAGTGGCTGGATGACATTGCCGAAGGGGCTCGCAACATGAAGGTAGGGCCCGGCAGCGAGCGCTCAGCGGACCTGGGGCCATTGGTTTCCCCGGCAGCCAAGGCCCGAGTGGAGGAGTTGATTGCCAGCGGTGAACAGGAGGGAGCACGTTTGCTGGTCGATGGCCGAGGCGTGACGGTAGCAGGATATCCTGACGGCAATTTCATTGGGCCGACGCTATTTGCCGGTGTGAAGGCTGAAATGCGCATCTATCATGAGGAGATCTTCGGCCCGGTACTGTGCGTGGTAGAGGTCGATACTCTGGATGATGCAATTGCCTTCATCAATGCCAATCCCAATGGCAATGGTACTTCCATCTTCACTAATTCCGGTTGGGTGGCACGCCGCTTCGAATGTGATGTTGATGTCGGGCAGGTGGGGATCAATGTCCCGATTCCAGTACCCGTGGCCTACTTCAGCTTTACGGGGTCACGAGGCTCGAAGCTGGGCGACCTGGGGCCCAACGGCAAGCAGGCAATTTCCTTCTGGACCCAGACCAAGACAGTCACCTCGCGCTGGTTTGAGCCGGAAAATGTATCCAGTGGCATCAATAGCACGATTTCGCTTGGCTAG
- a CDS encoding LysR family transcriptional regulator, producing the protein MLDWQDLQIFLEVTRHPRLADAARRLGLDHSTLSRRTRRFEQKLNTQLFERSTHGYRLTEAGAQLRAHAEQMARHASDAVESLSDQNLRLDGQIRLGVTEGFGTWVIAPLLSAFCQRHPGVTLDLLTLPRVVSLSRHEADLAITIERPSNPGMVVASLCRYRLRLYASDTYARRYGLPQHLDQLARHRLVGYVDDLLFSDQLNYLDPLLATEIQGDEQPHFALRSTSVTTQFTATLSGTGLGILPCFMAAERKSLSALLEQEVDIVRQFWITARQEQRQLTRVRLLWDFLREALELNQAFLMGEDDQLIIPPV; encoded by the coding sequence TTGCTCGACTGGCAGGATCTGCAGATATTTCTCGAGGTCACACGCCACCCCAGGCTTGCAGATGCTGCCCGGCGACTGGGACTGGACCACTCCACACTGTCGCGGCGCACTCGGCGCTTCGAGCAAAAGCTCAATACTCAGTTGTTCGAACGCAGCACTCATGGCTATCGCCTGACAGAGGCTGGTGCACAATTGCGTGCTCATGCCGAGCAGATGGCGCGCCATGCCAGCGACGCTGTCGAGAGCCTGAGTGACCAGAACCTGCGCCTGGATGGCCAGATTCGGCTCGGTGTCACTGAAGGTTTCGGTACCTGGGTCATCGCCCCACTGCTCTCGGCATTCTGTCAACGTCATCCAGGCGTCACCCTTGACCTGCTGACCCTGCCGCGCGTTGTCAGTCTGAGTCGCCACGAGGCCGATCTCGCCATTACCATCGAGCGCCCCAGCAATCCTGGAATGGTGGTTGCCAGCTTGTGTCGGTATCGACTCAGGCTATATGCCAGTGACACTTATGCCAGGCGCTACGGCTTGCCTCAGCATCTGGATCAATTGGCCCGGCACCGCCTGGTCGGTTATGTCGATGATTTGCTGTTCAGTGACCAGCTCAATTACTTGGACCCCTTATTGGCAACGGAGATCCAGGGCGATGAACAGCCTCATTTCGCCCTGCGCAGTACCAGCGTGACGACGCAGTTCACAGCGACCTTGAGCGGGACAGGACTCGGTATACTGCCTTGTTTCATGGCAGCTGAACGGAAGTCACTATCGGCGTTACTGGAGCAGGAAGTAGACATCGTACGCCAGTTCTGGATTACCGCTCGCCAGGAACAGCGCCAGCTGACCCGGGTACGCTTGCTATGGGATTTCCTGCGCGAGGCGCTGGAACTCAACCAGGCCTTCCTGATGGGCGAGGACGACCAGTTGATCATTCCTCCAGTGTAG
- a CDS encoding response regulator — MAFAQKFIVADDHPLFRAALTQALRQLAPQAEIVEADTMEATTEVVTRHPDADLILLDLHMPGAHGFSGLIQLRGQTPDIPVAVVSGSDEVHVVRRAIDYGASGFIPKSSSLALIAEAVGEILEGEVWLPEEMAEALGEVDEEEARFAEAIASLTPQQFRVLNMLTEGLLNKQIAYELNVSEATIKAHVTAILRKLGVHSRTQAVIAAQRLEVEPPKVES; from the coding sequence ATGGCCTTTGCCCAGAAATTCATCGTTGCCGATGACCATCCGCTGTTCCGTGCAGCCTTGACTCAGGCGCTACGCCAGCTGGCGCCGCAAGCCGAGATTGTCGAGGCAGACACGATGGAGGCGACCACTGAGGTCGTCACGCGTCATCCGGATGCAGACCTGATTCTGCTTGACCTGCACATGCCGGGTGCTCATGGTTTTTCCGGCTTGATCCAATTGCGTGGCCAGACGCCGGATATTCCGGTTGCCGTCGTCTCTGGCAGTGATGAAGTCCATGTTGTACGCCGAGCCATCGATTATGGTGCCTCGGGGTTCATTCCCAAGTCCTCGTCTCTGGCACTGATTGCTGAAGCCGTGGGTGAAATCCTCGAAGGGGAAGTCTGGCTCCCTGAAGAAATGGCCGAAGCCCTCGGCGAAGTCGATGAGGAAGAGGCCCGCTTTGCTGAGGCCATTGCCTCTCTTACTCCTCAGCAGTTCCGTGTGCTCAACATGCTGACGGAAGGACTGCTCAACAAGCAGATTGCCTATGAGCTGAATGTGTCGGAGGCAACCATCAAGGCGCATGTAACGGCCATTCTGCGCAAGCTCGGCGTCCATTCTCGCACGCAGGCGGTCATCGCAGCCCAGCGTCTGGAAGTCGAGCCCCCCAAGGTTGAATCCTGA
- the acs gene encoding acetate--CoA ligase, giving the protein MSEQVHVHPVPEEFAQNAWANKETYHELYRQSVENPEAFWKEQAKRLDWIKAPTKIKNTSFASDNVDIRWFEDGTLNVSANCLDRHLAQRGDQTAIIWEGDDPNESVHITYRQLYERTCQLANALKGLGVKKGDTVTLYMPMIPEAAAAMLACARIGAVHSVVFGGFSPDALAQRVKDAASRVVITADESVRGGKQVPLKDNVDAALTREGTDVVEKVLVVKRTGGDIAWKEGRDVWYHDLVDGQDKECPAEEMGAEDSLFILYTSGSTGTPKGLEHTTGGYLTYASMTHQYVFDYHDGEVYWCTADVGWVTGHSYIVYGPLANGAITLMFEGVPSYPTHGRMGEIVDKHKVNILYTAPTAVRALMAHGDDVMASSKRDSLRLLGSVGEPINPEAWEWYYRVIGNSKCPVVDTWWQTETGGIMIAPLPGAIDLKPGSATLPVFGVQPALVDNEGKVLEGATEGNLVLLDSWPGQARSIWQNHERFVQTYFSTYEGSYFTGDGCRRDEDGYYWITGRVDDVLNVSGHRMGTAEIESSLVAHAAVAEAAVVGFPHDIKGQGIYIYVTLNDDVEPTEELRKELVQWVRKDIGPIASPDHIQWAPGLPKTRSGKIMRRILRKIAANECDGLGDTSTLADPAVVDDLIAHRANS; this is encoded by the coding sequence ATGAGTGAACAAGTGCACGTCCATCCGGTTCCTGAAGAGTTCGCCCAAAATGCCTGGGCGAACAAGGAGACCTATCACGAGCTCTATCGCCAGTCCGTGGAGAATCCCGAGGCATTCTGGAAGGAACAGGCCAAGCGCCTGGACTGGATCAAGGCGCCTACCAAGATCAAGAACACCTCCTTTGCCAGCGACAATGTCGACATTCGCTGGTTTGAAGATGGCACGCTCAATGTCAGTGCCAATTGCCTGGATCGTCACCTGGCGCAGCGTGGCGACCAGACCGCGATCATCTGGGAAGGTGATGATCCGAATGAGTCAGTGCACATCACTTACCGTCAGCTCTATGAGCGCACCTGCCAACTGGCCAATGCGCTGAAGGGCCTGGGCGTGAAGAAGGGTGACACCGTCACTCTCTACATGCCGATGATTCCTGAGGCGGCCGCAGCCATGCTCGCCTGTGCCCGCATTGGCGCTGTCCATTCAGTGGTATTCGGTGGCTTTTCCCCTGATGCTCTGGCTCAGCGCGTCAAGGATGCCGCCTCCCGGGTGGTCATCACTGCCGACGAATCCGTGCGCGGTGGCAAGCAGGTACCGTTGAAGGATAACGTCGATGCGGCCCTGACCCGCGAAGGTACAGATGTTGTCGAGAAGGTGCTGGTGGTCAAGCGTACCGGCGGCGATATCGCCTGGAAGGAAGGTCGTGATGTGTGGTACCACGACCTGGTCGATGGCCAGGACAAGGAGTGCCCGGCTGAGGAGATGGGAGCAGAGGACTCTCTGTTCATCCTCTACACTTCGGGTTCCACTGGCACTCCCAAGGGGCTGGAGCATACCACGGGGGGCTATCTGACCTATGCCAGCATGACCCATCAGTACGTATTCGACTATCACGATGGTGAGGTCTATTGGTGTACCGCTGATGTGGGCTGGGTAACGGGGCATAGCTATATCGTCTATGGTCCGTTGGCCAATGGGGCGATCACGCTGATGTTCGAAGGGGTGCCAAGCTACCCAACCCATGGCCGGATGGGGGAAATCGTCGATAAGCACAAGGTCAACATCCTGTATACCGCTCCAACTGCCGTGCGTGCACTGATGGCCCATGGCGATGATGTCATGGCTTCCAGCAAGCGCGACAGTCTGCGCCTGCTGGGTTCCGTGGGGGAACCCATCAACCCTGAAGCCTGGGAGTGGTACTACCGAGTCATTGGCAACAGCAAGTGTCCGGTAGTGGATACCTGGTGGCAGACGGAGACCGGCGGCATCATGATCGCTCCTCTGCCTGGTGCCATTGACCTGAAGCCAGGATCGGCAACCCTGCCTGTGTTCGGCGTACAGCCTGCCCTGGTCGACAATGAAGGCAAGGTGCTGGAGGGGGCTACCGAAGGCAATCTGGTGCTGCTCGATTCCTGGCCCGGCCAGGCCCGCTCCATCTGGCAGAATCATGAGCGCTTCGTGCAGACTTACTTCTCCACCTATGAAGGTAGCTACTTCACCGGTGACGGCTGCCGTCGTGACGAGGATGGCTATTACTGGATCACTGGCCGCGTGGATGATGTGCTCAATGTCTCCGGTCACCGTATGGGAACTGCCGAGATCGAATCGTCCCTGGTGGCGCACGCAGCTGTCGCCGAGGCCGCAGTGGTAGGCTTCCCTCACGATATCAAAGGCCAGGGTATCTACATCTATGTCACGTTGAATGATGATGTAGAGCCTACGGAGGAGCTGCGCAAGGAACTGGTCCAATGGGTACGCAAGGACATCGGACCTATTGCATCTCCAGACCATATCCAATGGGCTCCGGGTCTGCCCAAGACGCGTTCTGGCAAGATCATGCGCCGTATCCTGCGCAAGATCGCTGCCAATGAGTGTGATGGACTGGGAGATACCAGCACGTTGGCAGATCCGGCCGTGGTGGATGATCTGATCGCCCACCGTGCCAACAGTTAA
- a CDS encoding SprT-like domain-containing protein, translating into MSKLVPVLPDVDAAVLQALDREGLKQAVLMRVDEALALCRSIHPALPAPEVWFDLRGKSAGQAHFGRKGLRFNVPLLEDNRVAFLTEVVPHEMAHWMVWHLENGPLFRPHGREWQTVMVRLFGLPPNVTHCFDTARSSPAPYRYRCDCREHHFSAQRHANARAGREYCCKICRSRLQFCPEPGLKKAKRQ; encoded by the coding sequence ATGTCAAAACTTGTCCCCGTGTTGCCTGACGTCGATGCTGCTGTTCTGCAGGCATTGGACCGTGAAGGCTTGAAACAGGCCGTGCTGATGCGTGTCGATGAGGCCTTGGCACTGTGTCGTAGCATTCACCCTGCACTGCCTGCGCCTGAGGTGTGGTTCGATCTGCGTGGCAAGAGTGCAGGGCAAGCCCATTTCGGGCGCAAGGGGCTGCGCTTCAATGTTCCTTTGCTCGAAGACAACCGAGTTGCCTTCCTGACGGAAGTCGTGCCGCATGAGATGGCCCACTGGATGGTGTGGCACCTGGAAAATGGGCCATTGTTTCGTCCTCATGGGCGTGAATGGCAGACGGTCATGGTGCGGCTTTTTGGCCTGCCGCCCAATGTCACTCACTGTTTTGATACTGCTCGTTCCAGCCCTGCCCCTTATCGATACCGATGCGATTGTCGCGAGCATCATTTCTCCGCGCAGCGCCATGCCAATGCCCGGGCCGGGCGTGAGTACTGCTGCAAAATTTGCCGCTCAAGGTTACAGTTTTGTCCGGAACCAGGGCTGAAAAAAGCAAAAAGACAATAA